The window CCGGCCTTGGCTGGTTTGATACACTGCGAGTGAAAAGCGCACCATGCCACCTCGCACCATTCTCTTCTACGGCAGGTCCGGCTGCGGCAAGGGCACGCAGGCGGGGCTTCTTGCCGAGCGACTTGGAGAGAGCGGAGGCGCGGTGCTTATGGTTGAGACCGGCAAGCTCTTTCGGGAGTTCATGGAGCGAAAGAACTTCACGAGCTCGCTCACGAAAGCACTTCTTGCCAAGGGCGGGCTTTTGCCGGAGTTTCTGCCGGTCTGGATCTGGACGCAAATAATAATTGATCGCTTCAGCGGCGCAGAGCATCTCGTGCTCGACGGGCTTGCGCGGCGGAGCGCGGAGTCCGA is drawn from bacterium and contains these coding sequences:
- a CDS encoding nucleoside monophosphate kinase, encoding MPPRTILFYGRSGCGKGTQAGLLAERLGESGGAVLMVETGKLFREFMERKNFTSSLTKALLAKGGLLPEFLPVWIWTQIIIDRFSGAEHLVLDGLARRSAESEVLDGALRFYERLPADIVMINVSREWSFTRLKGRGRYDDTDADINRRLDWYEEIVVPAVAFFRNKPGYRFHEINGEQAIEAVEREITEALALGA